One genomic segment of Sanyastnella coralliicola includes these proteins:
- a CDS encoding phage portal protein: MGLVKTISQSAVGRAIGDAFMQRNSAKNGYSESILNLFQGFPTQSGIRVNETSALRISTVYACVDLIAKTIASTPIEAFEIKKSVRTKIYDHALLDLVDRNPLATANRFVFWRTMISYYLLHGVAYAHLTRNARGDVAEIKLLRTEEVSPMYTHSQAPWEVTHFHVQGIGMVHFDDLFILANAHWKSPIRLFAENLGVDMAATQYGARFFGEAANPAALVSPKETPGRNYQTLVDTFKEQYSGINKSHGTVVAPVPVNYQRITIPANDSQFIETRKMTKGDICTIFNVPPFKVQAESDVKYSNAETQTTQFKVDCIQPICELIEAELTKKIIPAPNRRTISLAFNLKNLTRGDIKARAEYTQKLIASGVLKINEAREEEGYNPTEGGDRNLVQVNLLPLDRIDDYADKIIDSGQIQQSKGNG; this comes from the coding sequence GTGGGACTCGTGAAAACCATATCTCAGAGTGCTGTCGGTCGTGCGATCGGCGACGCATTTATGCAGAGAAACTCTGCTAAGAACGGATATTCCGAGTCTATTCTCAATCTATTTCAAGGGTTCCCAACCCAAAGCGGGATTCGTGTAAACGAAACCAGCGCATTGCGAATTTCAACAGTCTACGCATGTGTTGATCTAATCGCTAAAACGATTGCGTCCACACCTATTGAGGCATTCGAGATAAAGAAGAGTGTCAGAACAAAAATCTACGACCACGCCCTTCTCGACCTTGTTGACCGAAACCCGTTAGCTACAGCAAATCGATTCGTCTTTTGGCGGACGATGATCAGTTACTACCTCCTCCACGGGGTAGCGTATGCACATTTGACAAGGAATGCTCGTGGAGACGTTGCAGAAATAAAGCTTCTTCGTACGGAAGAAGTGAGTCCAATGTATACTCACTCTCAAGCACCATGGGAGGTCACACACTTTCATGTCCAAGGGATTGGGATGGTTCATTTTGATGACCTATTCATTCTTGCGAACGCCCATTGGAAGAGCCCTATCCGTTTGTTTGCAGAGAACCTTGGGGTAGACATGGCTGCAACTCAATACGGCGCTCGTTTCTTCGGTGAAGCAGCGAACCCCGCCGCCCTCGTTTCTCCAAAAGAGACCCCGGGAAGAAACTACCAAACCCTAGTTGATACTTTCAAGGAACAGTACAGCGGAATCAACAAGTCACATGGTACAGTCGTAGCTCCAGTGCCTGTCAATTATCAGCGGATCACTATTCCAGCAAATGACTCTCAGTTCATTGAGACTCGGAAAATGACAAAGGGAGACATCTGCACCATCTTCAACGTCCCGCCTTTCAAGGTTCAAGCAGAGAGCGACGTCAAATACTCGAACGCAGAAACGCAGACAACACAGTTCAAGGTTGACTGTATCCAACCCATCTGTGAACTCATTGAAGCCGAGTTGACGAAGAAGATTATCCCTGCTCCAAATCGCAGAACTATCTCTCTAGCATTCAACCTCAAGAATTTGACACGAGGGGACATCAAGGCTCGCGCAGAATACACTCAAAAACTCATTGCATCTGGCGTCCTCAAAATTAATGAGGCCAGAGAAGAAGAAGGATACAACCCAACCGAAGGTGGAGATCGAAATCTCGTCCAGGTTAACCTTCTTCCGCTCGATCGAATCGACGACTACGCAGACAAAATCATTGACTCAGGTCAAATCCAACAATCCAAAGGCAATGGCTGA
- a CDS encoding HK97 family phage prohead protease: MADKRTIEIQAPFVRATMNPDSFNEEERTVEVVIATEEPVRRFSWRQNEEYDEVLSLDPEHVDVSRMEAGVPVYDNHWTYGGCEGVLGRVESYEIKNKQLIGVIRFADTPDVENTYQKIRQGIVTGVSVGYDIKRFNREDQGEDEIPIYRATNWMPYEVSFAPIQADIKSGVRSQEKEKTLKVEVEGLRSDEPTSNDDNDNSYELEMARYKSNINKHRSA, from the coding sequence ATGGCTGATAAACGCACAATTGAAATTCAAGCGCCATTCGTTCGCGCCACCATGAATCCTGACAGCTTCAACGAGGAAGAGCGAACGGTCGAGGTAGTAATTGCCACAGAAGAACCTGTTCGAAGATTCTCTTGGCGCCAGAATGAGGAGTACGACGAAGTGCTTTCTCTAGACCCTGAACACGTAGATGTTTCGCGCATGGAAGCAGGTGTTCCTGTTTATGATAATCACTGGACATACGGTGGATGTGAGGGGGTTCTTGGACGGGTTGAATCTTACGAAATCAAGAACAAACAACTGATTGGAGTTATCCGTTTCGCGGATACCCCTGACGTTGAGAATACTTACCAGAAGATTCGCCAGGGTATTGTTACAGGGGTTTCTGTCGGATACGACATCAAACGATTCAACAGAGAAGACCAAGGTGAAGACGAGATTCCGATCTACCGCGCAACGAACTGGATGCCATACGAGGTAAGCTTCGCGCCCATTCAGGCAGACATCAAGTCAGGTGTTCGTTCACAAGAGAAAGAGAAAACCCTGAAGGTAGAAGTAGAAGGATTGCGCTCTGACGAGCCAACCTCAAACGACGACAATGACAATTCGTACGAGCTTGAAATGGCTCGGTATAAATCCAACATCAATAAACATCGATCAGCATGA
- a CDS encoding gliding motility-associated C-terminal domain-containing protein — protein sequence MLLNLSTLGQNLVYEDSFVGGVTANGFGQDISGGGTGDIELDIAPGSTIREAWILVGRFGAAPDITFTMNGIPYELNAGNQVSETFNVEFYGGDSGVHGIEVTDDIDPNVNTYTIEIATQGATSNRYQSFYLFVAFENDDLDAVNTYLYANNDDDFPSQNFLLSDLAPFPDDGDIVVSSFSSYACDIDFDGQLLDVNGTNVGIMGGADAGSSFCSSVIGSFNYENGVATGLNDDVANATVDAADGLVVINDYVDANDTGVDLIFYDGPGELLSSDNIQWAASLTYGSSCEVPAYEVSEDASICPGQEITLSASGGQSYEWSSDDPLDTTDEDSITISPEETTDYQVAISFANGCSASETITITVDNGGASIEAEVTNILCNTAGSISALANNLTEPLSWEMDGVAIADPSVTIDEPGEYVFTVTDANGCAGEETFEVILDNGNALILLEADAIVCELSSTIVASAENLEAPISWVFEGNAAEGPSFEVNEPGIYSVSVTDANGCEGNAEILVEQVTQGTANFDVISTDLSAPAEVTVLNTSIDLDEITWYSDDEIETTEEATFNYLLPGEYEIMLVGTNSITGCIDSISVRFDVLPEAALYVPNAFTPDGDGINEVFLVDGIGIDASRFQLDIFNRWGDLVFTTTDPSVGWVGNVNGGEYFAPDGVYVYVINWAKYDQPDLEQVSGHITLIR from the coding sequence ATGCTACTCAACCTCTCTACTCTAGGCCAAAACTTGGTCTATGAGGATAGCTTTGTTGGTGGCGTAACAGCAAATGGGTTTGGACAAGACATCTCTGGTGGGGGCACAGGTGATATTGAATTGGATATTGCTCCAGGCTCAACCATTCGCGAAGCATGGATCTTAGTCGGACGTTTCGGTGCTGCCCCGGACATCACCTTCACGATGAATGGCATTCCCTATGAACTCAATGCTGGGAACCAAGTCTCTGAGACCTTCAACGTCGAATTCTATGGAGGTGACTCCGGAGTACATGGCATTGAAGTCACCGATGATATTGATCCGAACGTCAATACCTACACCATCGAGATTGCAACGCAAGGCGCTACGAGCAATCGCTATCAGAGTTTCTACCTTTTTGTGGCCTTCGAAAACGATGATCTCGATGCGGTCAACACCTATCTATATGCCAATAACGACGATGACTTTCCATCACAGAACTTCCTTTTAAGCGATCTAGCACCTTTCCCTGACGATGGAGACATTGTGGTCTCATCGTTCTCTAGTTACGCCTGCGACATTGATTTTGACGGACAACTCCTCGATGTGAATGGTACGAACGTTGGAATTATGGGGGGAGCCGATGCCGGGTCATCCTTCTGTTCCAGTGTAATTGGCAGCTTCAACTATGAGAACGGTGTTGCCACTGGATTAAATGACGATGTTGCGAACGCTACGGTTGACGCCGCTGACGGACTTGTTGTCATCAATGATTATGTCGACGCAAACGACACCGGTGTAGATCTCATTTTCTATGATGGTCCAGGTGAACTTCTATCATCTGATAATATCCAATGGGCAGCTTCTCTTACCTATGGTAGTTCATGTGAAGTTCCGGCCTATGAAGTGAGCGAAGATGCCAGTATCTGTCCAGGTCAAGAGATTACCTTGTCGGCTAGCGGAGGTCAAAGCTATGAATGGTCCAGTGATGATCCTTTAGACACCACAGATGAAGACTCCATTACGATCTCGCCAGAAGAAACGACGGATTACCAAGTGGCCATTTCCTTTGCGAACGGATGCTCCGCATCGGAAACCATCACGATCACAGTCGATAATGGAGGCGCTTCGATTGAGGCCGAGGTAACGAATATCCTTTGCAATACAGCCGGATCGATTTCGGCGCTAGCCAATAATTTAACCGAACCCTTGTCATGGGAAATGGACGGCGTCGCTATCGCAGATCCTTCAGTGACTATCGACGAGCCAGGTGAATACGTCTTTACAGTGACTGACGCCAATGGATGTGCCGGTGAAGAGACCTTCGAAGTCATTTTGGATAATGGCAACGCCTTGATTTTGTTAGAAGCAGACGCCATTGTTTGTGAGTTGTCTTCTACTATTGTCGCTAGCGCGGAAAACTTGGAAGCTCCTATCTCTTGGGTTTTCGAAGGGAATGCGGCCGAGGGACCTTCATTTGAAGTAAACGAACCAGGGATCTATTCAGTTTCCGTCACAGACGCCAATGGATGCGAAGGAAACGCAGAAATTCTAGTGGAACAAGTCACACAAGGCACGGCTAACTTCGACGTCATTTCAACCGACTTGAGTGCTCCAGCGGAGGTCACTGTGCTGAATACCAGTATCGATCTTGACGAAATCACATGGTACAGTGACGACGAAATAGAAACGACAGAAGAAGCTACGTTCAACTACCTTCTTCCAGGGGAATACGAAATTATGCTAGTCGGCACCAACTCTATCACGGGCTGTATAGACAGCATCAGCGTGCGTTTTGACGTTCTACCGGAGGCGGCGCTATACGTACCCAACGCTTTCACTCCTGATGGCGATGGAATCAACGAAGTATTCCTAGTCGACGGTATTGGAATCGACGCTAGTCGCTTCCAGCTTGACATCTTCAACCGCTGGGGAGATTTGGTGTTTACCACCACCGACCCTTCAGTGGGATGGGTAGGAAACGTCAACGGCGGTGAATATTTCGCACCGGATGGAGTCTATGTTTACGTGATCAATTGGGCGAAATATGATCAACCAGACCTCGAACAAGTTTCAGGCCATATCACATTGATACGCTAG
- a CDS encoding DUF7768 domain-containing protein, which yields MKVAYIAHPIGGDVENNLAKIRDIVRNVNLTEKEVVPFAPYYADVVSLDDAVPEERNRGLQNDHHLLDIGIIDELRLYGGRISEGMMAEAQLAHRKGIQVIPMCHHTRIEWYEFLLGHHTFEHAHSSMAIDALADQLTCIKAVKDFSTDQLEEFYKILSESDNQGFELLDGIHSGYEKYEDASSLEMYFEQTTNGGFTGDHFAGTMAVKLPSGRYLMWNYSM from the coding sequence ATGAAAGTAGCATATATAGCACACCCGATAGGCGGTGATGTAGAGAATAACCTTGCTAAGATTAGAGACATCGTTCGTAATGTCAACCTAACCGAGAAGGAGGTAGTACCATTCGCGCCATACTATGCGGATGTAGTTAGTCTAGATGACGCAGTACCCGAAGAAAGGAACCGTGGTCTTCAAAATGATCACCATCTACTGGATATCGGCATTATTGACGAGCTCCGATTGTATGGAGGTCGAATATCAGAAGGGATGATGGCGGAAGCACAGCTTGCCCACCGAAAAGGTATTCAGGTCATACCTATGTGCCACCATACACGAATTGAATGGTATGAGTTCTTACTTGGGCATCACACTTTTGAGCATGCCCACTCATCCATGGCTATTGATGCGCTTGCAGATCAATTAACCTGTATTAAAGCTGTTAAGGACTTCAGTACAGACCAACTAGAAGAGTTCTACAAGATTTTGTCTGAAAGTGACAATCAAGGCTTTGAGCTCTTGGATGGAATCCACTCTGGATATGAAAAATATGAAGACGCCTCTTCGCTTGAGATGTATTTCGAACAGACGACCAATGGCGGATTCACTGGCGACCACTTCGCTGGCACCATGGCCGTTAAGCTTCCATCGGGAAGGTATTTGATGTGGAATTATTCGATGTAA
- a CDS encoding JAB domain-containing protein gives MTTLVEIKVSYKPNRKSQTSVTSSFDAYNAFSSVWNENEISYRESFKVLFLNRANVILGFSTISEGGTTGTVVDAKMVFGIALKCAASAIILAHNHPSGVLKPSTADDRMTSKLVRAGELLDIPVLDHIILSDQGYYSYGDEGKI, from the coding sequence ATGACTACTTTAGTCGAAATCAAAGTAAGCTACAAACCTAACAGAAAGTCTCAGACGTCTGTTACTTCTTCTTTTGATGCTTACAACGCATTCAGTTCTGTATGGAACGAGAATGAAATTTCTTACCGCGAATCATTCAAGGTTCTTTTCTTGAACCGAGCTAATGTGATTTTAGGATTCAGTACAATCAGTGAAGGTGGAACTACAGGAACTGTAGTAGACGCGAAAATGGTATTTGGCATCGCTCTTAAATGTGCAGCGTCAGCTATCATCCTTGCTCACAACCACCCAAGTGGAGTGCTTAAACCTAGCACTGCTGATGACAGAATGACTTCGAAATTGGTAAGAGCAGGAGAGTTATTGGATATCCCAGTGCTCGATCATATTATCCTATCTGACCAAGGCTACTATAGCTACGGAGACGAAGGAAAGATATAA
- a CDS encoding DNA cytosine methyltransferase — protein sequence MTHGSLFSGIGGFDLAAEWMGWTNLFHCEWNDFGKRVLSYYWPEAESFHDITQTDFTKYADRIDVLTGGFPCQPYSTAGKRKGKEDERHLWPEMLRAIREISPRYVVGENVRGLINWNGGLVFDEVQADLEAEGYEVLPFLLPAAGVNAPHRRDRIWFIAHSNKSHDRRASRQDEGESREERIQKRNEIRESIESGEVFGDATNSKCKSYVRGNSEKSEGVRLDLEGRQLLSTRRHEGSDYAESSSQSSVSTNSSIGRGLQNYGSGEPRLFEQESQDNFWKNFPTQSPIRSGDDGIPSELDGITFSKWRNESIKAVGNAIVPQVALQIFKAIKQMELIKKPPPIH from the coding sequence ATGACTCACGGCTCTCTCTTTTCTGGAATAGGTGGCTTTGACTTAGCTGCTGAGTGGATGGGGTGGACAAACCTATTCCATTGCGAGTGGAATGACTTTGGGAAAAGAGTGCTGAGCTACTACTGGCCTGAAGCAGAGAGTTTCCATGATATAACACAAACAGACTTTACGAAATATGCAGACCGTATTGATGTTCTTACCGGAGGATTCCCATGCCAACCATACTCCACAGCGGGGAAGCGAAAAGGAAAAGAGGATGAACGCCATCTATGGCCAGAAATGCTTAGAGCAATTCGAGAGATTTCCCCTCGTTACGTCGTGGGCGAAAACGTTCGCGGGCTTATTAATTGGAATGGAGGGTTGGTATTCGACGAGGTGCAAGCTGACCTGGAAGCTGAAGGGTACGAAGTCCTCCCGTTTTTACTTCCTGCTGCAGGTGTCAACGCTCCCCACAGACGAGATCGAATCTGGTTTATTGCTCACTCCAACAAAAGTCATGACCGACGAGCATCCAGACAAGATGAGGGAGAGAGCCGAGAAGAACGGATACAAAAACGGAACGAAATTCGGGAGTCTATTGAGTCAGGTGAAGTATTCGGGGATGCTACCAACTCCAAGTGCAAATCCTATGTCAGAGGTAACTCCGAAAAAAGCGAAGGAGTTAGGTTGGATTTGGAAGGGCGGCAGTTACTATCGACCAGACGGCACGAAGGTTCAGACTACGCTGAGTCATCGAGTCAATCGAGCGTTTCTACCAACTCCTCAATCGGCAGAGGGTTACAAAATTACGGGAGCGGAGAACCAAGACTCTTTGAGCAAGAGAGTCAGGACAATTTCTGGAAAAACTTCCCAACTCAATCCCCAATTCGTTCTGGAGATGATGGGATTCCCTCCGAATTGGACGGAATTACCTTTTCAAAGTGGAGAAACGAGAGCATAAAGGCGGTAGGGAACGCAATTGTACCCCAAGTCGCACTTCAAATATTCAAGGCAATTAAACAAATGGAATTAATTAAAAAGCCGCCACCAATTCACTAA
- a CDS encoding terminase large subunit — protein sequence MQQPHEVRPFDVVEQYADDVIKGVQPACLLVISACQRYLDDKDKAHEKGWTLDIDAGEFAIDFIQNFVRHTSSVFAGKPVLLEPWQQFILFNLFAWKKKDGRRRFTKTYIEIPKKNGKSLLASAVSLYMLIADGEQNAEIYFAATKRDQADIVFEEAKRMVKFQPEFKAIIQLQRSAIVFEGTNSSAKPLSSEKNSMDGKRPFFVVIDEYHQHQNSEISDELKSAMAARPSPLHFTITTAGFNDGPCLLLHRTCREILEGKKDDDSMFTIIYTIDEDDNWQLPSTWRKANPNFGVSFEADVLKEACQEAKNMGGQKMVEFMTKRLNIWMKTGKIWIPDSKWMECQEDFGLELFQGKQVWMGMDLAAYHDITALVMVTESEGDLYVYGQYWLPEEIFEEKLEEDDKHIYRTFVDAGYLHLTEGNVTDYSLIRKLLSGWHIDEGEVQYDEGALMESMDIQCIGYDQWQAFQIGAELTGDGIEMDKVPQTTGRLNPATTEVEKRVRQGTLKHNGDPVLRWMMGNVELFYDSTGCVKPNKKTSKGKIDGVVAMVMGIHEYLIDVTEDKPDPNQGFVFIPH from the coding sequence GTGCAGCAGCCTCATGAAGTACGCCCATTTGACGTAGTTGAGCAATACGCAGATGATGTAATCAAGGGAGTACAACCAGCCTGTCTACTTGTTATTTCAGCATGTCAAAGATATCTCGACGACAAGGATAAAGCACACGAAAAGGGTTGGACCCTCGACATAGATGCTGGTGAATTTGCAATCGACTTCATTCAGAACTTCGTTCGTCACACTTCAAGTGTATTTGCTGGAAAACCAGTACTCCTCGAACCATGGCAACAGTTCATTCTATTCAATCTCTTTGCATGGAAGAAGAAAGATGGACGTCGAAGGTTCACTAAGACCTACATCGAGATCCCGAAAAAGAATGGAAAGTCACTTCTAGCCTCAGCGGTTAGCCTCTACATGCTCATAGCTGATGGTGAGCAGAACGCTGAGATCTACTTCGCTGCGACTAAGAGGGACCAGGCAGACATCGTATTCGAAGAGGCGAAACGTATGGTTAAGTTTCAACCGGAGTTCAAAGCAATAATCCAGCTGCAACGTTCGGCAATCGTTTTCGAAGGAACCAATAGTAGCGCAAAGCCACTTTCTTCGGAGAAGAACTCAATGGACGGTAAACGCCCTTTCTTTGTTGTTATCGATGAGTATCACCAGCATCAGAACTCTGAAATTTCCGACGAGTTGAAATCCGCGATGGCCGCTCGTCCCTCCCCTCTTCATTTCACGATTACTACAGCTGGTTTCAATGATGGTCCATGCCTTTTGCTTCACAGAACCTGCAGAGAAATCCTTGAAGGGAAAAAGGACGACGACTCAATGTTCACCATCATCTACACCATAGACGAAGACGATAACTGGCAGCTACCATCAACCTGGAGAAAAGCCAACCCCAACTTCGGCGTGTCGTTTGAAGCGGACGTGCTGAAAGAAGCTTGTCAGGAAGCGAAGAACATGGGGGGGCAGAAGATGGTGGAGTTCATGACCAAGAGGCTGAACATCTGGATGAAGACCGGAAAGATTTGGATCCCTGACTCTAAGTGGATGGAATGCCAAGAGGACTTTGGTTTAGAGCTCTTCCAGGGCAAACAGGTTTGGATGGGAATGGACCTTGCTGCCTACCACGACATCACTGCGCTTGTCATGGTCACTGAAAGCGAAGGCGACTTGTATGTCTATGGTCAGTACTGGTTGCCTGAAGAAATATTTGAAGAGAAGCTCGAGGAAGATGACAAGCACATCTATCGAACCTTCGTAGACGCAGGCTACCTGCATTTGACCGAAGGGAATGTAACTGACTATTCTCTTATTCGAAAGCTGCTAAGTGGTTGGCATATCGACGAAGGAGAGGTGCAATACGACGAAGGCGCGTTGATGGAGTCGATGGATATCCAGTGCATTGGATACGACCAGTGGCAGGCATTCCAAATCGGTGCAGAGCTCACAGGGGACGGAATTGAAATGGACAAAGTTCCGCAAACCACAGGGAGATTAAATCCGGCCACCACAGAAGTTGAGAAGCGGGTTCGACAGGGAACACTAAAACACAACGGTGACCCAGTTCTGCGCTGGATGATGGGGAATGTGGAGCTATTCTACGACAGCACTGGTTGCGTTAAACCGAACAAGAAAACAAGTAAAGGAAAAATAGACGGCGTGGTTGCGATGGTCATGGGCATTCACGAGTACCTCATAGATGTAACAGAAGATAAACCAGATCCCAACCAAGGATTTGTATTCATTCCACACTGA
- a CDS encoding site-specific integrase gives MITTNFFLVKTGQKTAVVRCAVILNKERSRFSTGIRIDVKDWNQKEQRLKTSVSKPINGDINQQLSMIAGALSRSYLVLKENSEDIRAKDVVEKYLGKYVRKQTFWEYTTEFVENLEHKINKSTGKRINQNTINKFNQVVSRLKQFEADSRSKTTWDSFDSNWLNRFINFLHTQGLSQNTIHKHYKALKQILKQASAEGVNSNDKWQLRDFSVAQEKVQNFSLLESEMKVLEDLDLSGNQKLERVRDQFLLECWTGVRFSDLDKLSDIHLDSDTFKVTTQKTGTEVYIPITEPVKKIVRRYRERGEVLPPVISNQRFNDYLKELGKLAGLNRKFRKSYTKGGERIDEVHEIWEVLTSHVGRRSFATNMFHRGIPLVNIMKITGHRTEEEFMKYINVDSEMSAKMIAKRLRDSS, from the coding sequence ATGATCACCACTAACTTCTTTTTGGTTAAAACGGGGCAGAAAACAGCCGTTGTCCGGTGTGCTGTGATCCTGAATAAGGAGCGTTCACGCTTCTCCACAGGCATCAGAATTGATGTAAAAGACTGGAATCAAAAGGAGCAAAGACTCAAAACCAGTGTTTCAAAACCAATCAATGGCGACATAAATCAGCAGCTCAGCATGATTGCTGGAGCGCTTTCTCGGTCATACTTAGTTCTGAAGGAAAACAGTGAGGACATACGTGCAAAGGACGTGGTAGAGAAATACCTAGGTAAGTATGTTAGGAAGCAGACGTTCTGGGAATACACTACTGAGTTCGTAGAGAACCTAGAGCATAAAATCAATAAGAGTACAGGGAAACGGATAAACCAGAACACCATCAACAAGTTCAACCAGGTGGTGAGCAGACTCAAGCAATTCGAAGCGGACTCAAGATCCAAAACGACATGGGACAGCTTCGACTCCAACTGGCTCAATCGATTCATCAACTTCCTCCATACTCAAGGGTTGTCCCAGAACACTATCCACAAACACTACAAGGCGCTGAAGCAGATTTTGAAACAAGCATCTGCAGAGGGGGTGAATAGCAATGATAAATGGCAGCTGAGGGATTTCTCTGTAGCCCAAGAGAAGGTTCAGAACTTTAGCCTTCTTGAGAGCGAAATGAAAGTACTGGAAGATCTTGACCTATCTGGCAACCAGAAACTAGAAAGGGTACGTGATCAATTCCTGCTTGAGTGCTGGACCGGTGTCCGGTTTTCAGACCTTGACAAACTTTCTGACATCCATCTGGACTCAGACACCTTTAAGGTGACCACACAGAAGACGGGAACAGAAGTATACATCCCGATCACAGAGCCAGTTAAGAAGATTGTGAGGCGATATCGTGAGCGCGGTGAGGTTCTTCCCCCTGTTATATCCAATCAGCGCTTTAACGACTACCTGAAAGAGCTTGGGAAACTAGCAGGACTGAACAGGAAGTTCAGGAAGAGTTACACTAAAGGAGGAGAGCGAATTGATGAGGTTCATGAAATCTGGGAGGTGCTTACGTCACATGTAGGTCGTCGTTCGTTCGCAACGAACATGTTCCACAGAGGCATCCCTTTGGTGAACATTATGAAAATCACAGGGCATAGGACCGAGGAAGAGTTCATGAAGTACATAAATGTCGACTCAGAAATGAGTGCTAAGATGATTGCGAAGAGGCTTAGAGACTCCTCCTAA
- a CDS encoding DNA-methyltransferase: MNIVSNISCENYLIDLEGGIVDLTVTSPPYDKLRSYNSVFDLDLIVRELFRVTKDGGVVVWIVADQTKNYNESGTSFRQALKFQEAGWCLYDTMIWVKSNYMPTGNRRYDDSFEYMFVFSKGKPKTFNPIKVPCVTAGKPQKWHHRPHESKVYKRNGVEERKTLEEKTKSNVWTFAVGGKNSCSDEVGKKHPAVFPEKLVRDHIHSWSNEGDLILDPFMGSGTTAKMASLMNRNWIGCDVDPECVAMTEERVALTKQGLF, encoded by the coding sequence GTGAACATCGTATCGAACATATCATGCGAAAACTACCTCATCGACTTGGAGGGCGGTATAGTGGACTTAACTGTCACATCTCCTCCCTATGATAAGTTGCGCTCTTATAACAGCGTTTTCGATCTAGACTTGATTGTCCGAGAGTTATTCAGGGTCACCAAAGATGGTGGTGTCGTGGTTTGGATCGTGGCTGATCAGACCAAGAACTACAATGAGTCCGGGACTAGCTTTAGACAAGCTTTGAAGTTTCAAGAGGCGGGGTGGTGCTTGTATGACACTATGATCTGGGTGAAGTCCAACTACATGCCTACGGGTAACCGCAGATATGATGACAGTTTCGAATACATGTTCGTTTTCTCGAAGGGGAAGCCGAAGACCTTTAACCCTATAAAGGTTCCATGTGTGACGGCCGGAAAACCTCAGAAATGGCACCATCGTCCGCATGAATCCAAAGTGTACAAGCGGAATGGGGTAGAGGAACGTAAAACGCTTGAAGAGAAGACAAAGTCTAACGTGTGGACATTCGCAGTAGGAGGAAAGAACTCATGTTCGGACGAAGTCGGTAAAAAGCATCCAGCTGTCTTTCCTGAGAAACTAGTTAGGGATCACATACACTCCTGGAGCAATGAGGGTGATTTGATTCTCGACCCTTTCATGGGTTCCGGCACAACCGCAAAAATGGCGTCTCTAATGAATCGCAACTGGATTGGGTGTGATGTAGACCCGGAATGCGTCGCTATGACGGAGGAGCGGGTAGCGCTTACTAAACAAGGATTATTCTAA
- a CDS encoding HNH endonuclease: MPSINRNSKRPPWQGKRRAQQGRKKRTKNYDSPEWRKLRRSVLNENPLCVECEKRGVYKPADVVDHITPYNQGGSFWDRNNLQGLCHSHHNKKSARERHQGEGGA, encoded by the coding sequence ATGCCTAGTATCAACAGAAATAGTAAGCGTCCACCGTGGCAGGGGAAACGCAGAGCGCAACAAGGAAGAAAGAAAAGAACGAAGAACTATGATTCACCAGAGTGGAGGAAACTTAGACGATCAGTACTCAATGAGAATCCATTGTGTGTCGAGTGTGAGAAGCGAGGCGTGTACAAACCCGCGGACGTTGTTGACCACATCACACCATACAATCAAGGCGGTAGCTTCTGGGATAGAAACAATCTTCAAGGCCTCTGTCACTCTCATCACAACAAGAAGAGCGCACGCGAAAGGCATCAAGGGGAAGGGGGTGCATAG
- a CDS encoding helix-turn-helix domain-containing protein: MTKQEAASLLGLSPRSISRKMKEGVLPYRRLRNGRAVRIRKVDVERLLKPTR, from the coding sequence ATGACGAAACAAGAAGCGGCAAGCCTACTAGGTCTTTCTCCTCGATCTATTTCGAGAAAGATGAAAGAGGGTGTATTGCCCTACCGCAGACTGAGAAACGGACGGGCTGTTCGTATTCGAAAGGTTGATGTAGAACGACTCTTAAAGCCTACAAGATGA